In Streptomyces sp. NBC_00414, a single window of DNA contains:
- a CDS encoding N-acylneuraminate cytidylyltransferase, with protein MTKSEAGHGAAGRLKSVPRVLAVIPARGGSKGVPSKNLLPVGGVPLVARAVRECRAARLVTDVVVSTDDQAIATAAREAGAEVVLRPAAIAGDTATSEAAVLHAMDAHEALHGSAVDAVLLVQCTSPFIVREDIDGVAGAVVENGADTALTVAPFHGFIWRDADDDPAAVDTELTRSVGGATTVANTTATDGGYGVNHDKSFRPRRQDRPQDLLETGAAYAMDAAGLREHKHRFFGRTELVRTDPARVLEIDDPHDLARARALAPLFDANRPGALPTAQDIDAVVLDFDGTQTDDRVLIDSDGREFVSVHRGDGLGVAALRRSGLSMLILSTEQNPVVAARARKLKIPVLHGIDRKDLALKQWCEEQGIAPERVLYVGNDVNDLPCFALVGWPVAVASAHDVVRGAARAVTTVPGGDGAIREIASWILGPSLDSLDK; from the coding sequence ATGACCAAGTCCGAAGCGGGCCATGGGGCAGCCGGACGGCTGAAGTCAGTGCCCCGTGTGCTCGCGGTGATTCCGGCGCGGGGCGGCTCCAAGGGCGTCCCCTCCAAGAACCTCCTGCCCGTCGGCGGTGTGCCGCTGGTCGCCCGGGCGGTGCGCGAGTGCCGTGCGGCCCGGCTCGTCACGGACGTCGTGGTCTCCACCGACGACCAGGCGATCGCCACCGCCGCCCGCGAGGCGGGCGCCGAGGTCGTGCTGCGGCCCGCCGCCATCGCCGGCGACACGGCGACCTCCGAGGCGGCCGTCCTGCACGCCATGGACGCCCACGAGGCCCTGCACGGCTCCGCCGTCGACGCCGTACTCCTCGTGCAGTGCACCAGCCCCTTCATCGTCCGCGAGGACATTGACGGAGTGGCCGGCGCGGTCGTGGAGAACGGCGCGGACACCGCGCTGACCGTGGCGCCCTTCCACGGGTTCATCTGGCGGGACGCCGACGACGACCCGGCCGCGGTCGACACCGAACTCACCCGGTCCGTCGGCGGCGCCACGACGGTCGCCAACACCACCGCCACGGACGGCGGTTACGGCGTCAACCACGACAAGTCCTTCCGCCCGCGCCGCCAGGACCGGCCCCAGGACCTCCTGGAGACCGGCGCCGCGTACGCCATGGACGCGGCCGGACTGCGCGAGCACAAGCACCGCTTCTTCGGCCGGACGGAACTCGTCCGCACCGACCCCGCGCGGGTCCTGGAGATCGACGACCCGCACGACCTCGCCCGCGCCCGGGCCCTCGCGCCGCTCTTCGACGCGAACCGGCCCGGCGCCCTCCCGACCGCGCAGGACATCGACGCGGTCGTCCTCGACTTCGACGGCACCCAGACCGACGACAGGGTGCTGATCGACTCCGACGGACGGGAGTTCGTCTCCGTGCACCGCGGGGACGGACTCGGTGTCGCGGCCCTCCGCAGGAGCGGCCTGTCGATGCTGATCCTGTCCACGGAACAGAACCCGGTCGTCGCCGCCCGCGCACGGAAGCTCAAGATCCCCGTGCTGCACGGCATCGACCGGAAAGATCTCGCACTGAAGCAGTGGTGCGAGGAACAGGGCATCGCGCCCGAGCGCGTGCTCTACGTCGGCAACGACGTCAACGACCTCCCGTGCTTCGCCCTCGTCGGCTGGCCCGTGGCGGTCGCGAGCGCCCACGACGTCGTACGCGGCGCCGCACGCGCGGTCACCACCGTCCCCGGTGGCGACGGCGCGATCCGAGAGATCGCCAGCTGGATCCTCGGCCCCTCTCTCGACTCCCTCGACAAGTAA